A genomic segment from Fuerstiella sp. encodes:
- a CDS encoding Hsp20/alpha crystallin family protein has protein sequence MPVFRWGQAWDAFQDLEREVDQLLQGVNLSLHGVRSARRFPLVNLIEKTDHFLLTAEVPGVDINDLEVTAADGRLTIRGIRRPPEESQDDSFRRQERFQGNWQRTIQLPDRIHEDGLKAEYSAGVLRITLAKATSGVARNIPVTEGPE, from the coding sequence ATGCCTGTATTCCGGTGGGGACAAGCATGGGACGCGTTTCAGGACCTGGAACGCGAAGTTGATCAATTGCTGCAGGGAGTCAATCTGTCTTTGCATGGAGTTCGATCAGCGCGTCGTTTTCCACTGGTCAATTTAATTGAAAAAACGGATCATTTTCTACTGACTGCCGAAGTCCCTGGTGTGGACATCAATGATCTGGAAGTGACTGCTGCCGATGGCCGTCTTACGATCAGAGGAATCCGCAGGCCTCCCGAAGAGTCACAAGACGACAGTTTTCGTCGACAGGAACGGTTCCAGGGAAACTGGCAACGGACCATTCAGCTGCCGGATCGTATTCACGAAGACGGATTGAAGGCAGAATATTCTGCCGGAGTCCTTCGGATTACCCTGGCAAAAGCCACGTCCGGTGTGGCACGCAATATTCCGGTGACTGAGGGACCGGAATGA
- a CDS encoding Hsp20/alpha crystallin family protein — protein MSDINDVSIRLTTGDSAASNDLSDGQRLLFNPPIDIYETPEGLVLYADLPGVTSDGLDLQVQDNRLTLFGRTQRRDIDDGTVVHEEYKVGDFLRSFILSDEVDHDRITARLTNGVLQVELPRASRSRPRRIEVTTD, from the coding sequence ATGAGTGACATCAATGATGTGAGCATTCGGCTGACCACGGGTGATTCTGCTGCATCGAATGATTTGTCTGATGGTCAGCGTCTGTTGTTCAATCCGCCGATCGATATTTACGAAACACCGGAGGGGCTTGTCCTGTATGCTGATCTTCCCGGGGTCACCAGCGATGGACTTGACCTGCAGGTACAGGACAACAGACTGACACTTTTTGGTCGGACTCAGCGTCGTGACATCGATGACGGAACTGTTGTTCATGAAGAGTACAAGGTCGGTGATTTTCTGCGTTCGTTTATTCTGAGTGATGAAGTTGATCACGACCGCATTACCGCGCGACTGACCAACGGAGTACTGCAGGTAGAGTTGCCTCGAGCCAGTCGATCCCGACCGCGACGAATTGAGGTCACGACTGATTGA
- the coaD gene encoding pantetheine-phosphate adenylyltransferase — protein MAKPSPLSHAVYVGSFDPLTLGHQDIIERAARIYERLTVGIGINPDKAALFGPDERVAMCEKALGHLANVHVRTFECLAVEFVRSCNSRVMLRGVRTLMDIDAEFTMSLANRVLDDEIESVFLMSSEGFNHISSSLIKQIAKMGATDDLESRLADFVPEAVIQPLLRRFS, from the coding sequence ATGGCCAAACCATCGCCATTATCACATGCCGTCTACGTCGGCAGCTTTGATCCACTGACACTCGGACACCAGGATATCATTGAACGAGCCGCGCGCATTTATGAACGATTGACCGTTGGCATTGGAATCAATCCGGATAAAGCGGCATTGTTCGGTCCTGACGAAAGAGTCGCCATGTGTGAAAAGGCTCTGGGACATTTGGCAAATGTTCACGTGCGAACCTTTGAGTGTCTGGCAGTTGAATTCGTTCGCAGCTGTAACAGCAGGGTGATGTTGCGCGGAGTCCGAACTCTGATGGACATCGATGCCGAATTCACAATGTCTTTGGCGAACCGAGTCCTGGACGATGAAATTGAGTCAGTATTTTTGATGTCCAGTGAAGGTTTTAATCATATTTCCAGTTCGCTGATCAAGCAAATTGCCAAGATGGGGGCCACAGACGATCTGGAATCCCGCCTAGCCGATTTTGTACCGGAAGCCGTCATACAGCCTCTGCTCAGACGATTCAGTTAA
- a CDS encoding DUF1668 domain-containing protein, giving the protein MQDMNTHHLLIILLFLPASSLPGDELIFEGLPRGRTQIREDRQGQIYLAVFGNDGVIVRVNQGSAGLWKQDKIEGLELTPDGNLWLVRNRQIWQFSEDGNADPVNRTASFRHDGQPGALFASRWGDVWWAGCRAMKRPDGMFVPGVPGPDPAWILSPFADDPFGNVWAIASHRDGQPQKLAVLSRERPHQWQLIESQSSAFSDRVDACSDDVGSVWLAGGREVFRIDPQSVNAGGTTINTPNGTQITSIAPVANRQIVVGFADGTVRELTVKSDSEPQWQSVASAGEGPVRAMHHDRSGRLWIVRGENLYRSNSLQAKWHRHWEEQPRLPAGNHDIIFARVKDKLYTAGGKTYFGWPASEWTHLDHVWSYDIKDRTWAVEAPMLEPGKSYSGIAALGGEVWLLGGFFISGNQIVATSTVEIFDPESHLVRPGPSLDEPRGQVVALTVDDRLYAIGGGTKTMFSISVDQTKWQTEPPPPGPVAQASGCVLDGNIYVASGSGSKCPGLFTYDPQQKTWDQVVHPADSPPSAPLCAAHNGEVWVMGGTGSGGGRTSAYIYSPASGRWRRGPDIPLPVAWGAAADVNGRLLIAGGAYQEKRAKDYHNSDRVFLLRP; this is encoded by the coding sequence ATGCAGGATATGAATACTCACCACCTGTTGATCATCTTGTTGTTTCTCCCGGCAAGTTCCCTGCCGGGTGATGAGTTAATTTTTGAAGGACTGCCCAGGGGACGCACACAAATCCGTGAGGACCGTCAGGGACAGATCTATCTGGCCGTTTTCGGAAACGACGGTGTCATTGTTCGTGTCAACCAGGGCAGTGCCGGATTGTGGAAGCAAGATAAAATTGAAGGACTGGAACTAACCCCGGACGGAAATCTTTGGCTGGTCCGGAATCGACAGATCTGGCAGTTTTCCGAAGACGGCAATGCTGATCCTGTAAATCGGACCGCGTCCTTCCGCCATGACGGCCAACCTGGTGCGTTGTTTGCCTCGCGTTGGGGGGATGTCTGGTGGGCCGGTTGCAGGGCAATGAAACGACCTGACGGGATGTTTGTTCCTGGAGTTCCCGGTCCGGATCCCGCCTGGATCCTGTCTCCTTTCGCAGACGATCCTTTCGGCAACGTGTGGGCTATCGCTTCACATCGCGATGGCCAACCACAGAAACTGGCAGTCCTTTCTCGTGAACGGCCTCATCAGTGGCAACTGATCGAATCGCAATCCTCTGCATTCAGTGACCGTGTCGATGCGTGCTCGGATGACGTGGGATCCGTCTGGCTGGCCGGCGGACGGGAAGTGTTTCGTATCGATCCGCAATCTGTCAATGCAGGTGGAACAACGATCAACACCCCGAACGGTACACAGATCACTTCGATCGCCCCCGTGGCAAATCGTCAGATTGTCGTCGGATTTGCAGACGGAACCGTTCGGGAACTGACAGTCAAATCTGATTCAGAACCACAATGGCAATCCGTCGCTTCCGCCGGTGAGGGCCCCGTTCGTGCGATGCACCATGATCGCAGTGGACGACTGTGGATCGTTCGGGGAGAAAATCTTTATCGCAGCAATTCACTGCAGGCAAAATGGCATCGACACTGGGAAGAGCAGCCACGACTGCCTGCCGGAAACCACGACATTATTTTTGCGAGGGTCAAGGACAAACTGTACACGGCGGGGGGAAAGACTTATTTCGGCTGGCCGGCTTCAGAATGGACCCATCTGGACCACGTTTGGTCCTACGACATTAAAGACAGAACATGGGCCGTCGAAGCCCCGATGCTGGAACCTGGCAAGTCATACTCAGGCATTGCTGCTCTCGGCGGCGAAGTGTGGCTACTGGGTGGTTTTTTCATCAGTGGAAACCAGATTGTGGCGACAAGTACTGTCGAGATTTTTGATCCTGAGAGCCACTTGGTCCGACCGGGACCGTCACTAGATGAACCCCGAGGCCAGGTCGTTGCCCTCACTGTCGATGATCGTCTGTACGCAATCGGTGGCGGGACAAAAACCATGTTCAGTATCTCTGTCGACCAAACAAAATGGCAGACTGAACCACCGCCACCCGGTCCGGTTGCCCAGGCAAGTGGCTGCGTTCTTGACGGAAATATTTATGTCGCCTCAGGCTCTGGTTCAAAGTGTCCGGGATTGTTTACTTACGATCCTCAGCAGAAAACCTGGGACCAGGTTGTTCATCCGGCGGATTCTCCACCAAGTGCACCACTTTGTGCGGCACATAACGGAGAGGTTTGGGTCATGGGTGGAACGGGAAGCGGAGGTGGCAGAACTTCCGCATACATTTATTCTCCCGCTTCCGGACGTTGGCGACGAGGCCCCGACATTCCGTTGCCTGTCGCCTGGGGTGCGGCTGCTGACGTGAATGGACGTCTGCTGATCGCGGGCGGCGCCTACCAGGAAAAACGTGCGAAGGACTACCACAACAGCGATCGCGTTTTCCTGCTGCGTCCGTGA
- a CDS encoding hemolysin III family protein: MESQTPNTEKEELVNVLTHGGGLLLAVGGAAVLFSSVAEHASGALRLSCRIYATALVALYAASTLSHSFGNPDRRNFYRSLDQGVIFVFIAANFTPFVIAHLPPISCWLIVSLLWTLAVVGFTSKVFWRHRIESISITHYLAMAWIPSLIMLPILQSLPVNAILWFAAGGLCYTVGTIFLALDTRVRYFHALWHILVIAGSSCHFYVVLDYVIPLNS, from the coding sequence ATGGAGAGCCAGACCCCGAATACGGAAAAAGAAGAGTTGGTTAACGTCCTTACGCACGGCGGCGGGCTGTTGCTGGCTGTGGGTGGTGCAGCAGTTTTGTTCAGTTCTGTTGCAGAGCACGCCAGTGGCGCATTGCGGCTAAGTTGCCGGATTTACGCGACTGCGCTCGTTGCTCTTTATGCTGCGTCGACTCTTTCTCATTCGTTCGGAAATCCGGACCGCCGAAACTTTTACCGCAGTCTGGATCAGGGGGTGATTTTTGTTTTTATCGCGGCAAATTTTACACCCTTTGTGATTGCACATTTGCCGCCGATCAGTTGTTGGCTGATTGTGAGCCTGTTGTGGACGCTTGCCGTTGTTGGTTTCACGTCGAAAGTTTTCTGGCGACATCGAATTGAGTCAATTTCAATAACGCACTACCTTGCGATGGCATGGATTCCGTCTCTGATCATGCTTCCGATCCTGCAGTCACTTCCTGTGAATGCTATCCTGTGGTTTGCTGCAGGAGGGCTTTGTTATACGGTTGGTACCATCTTCCTGGCGCTGGATACCCGTGTTCGTTATTTTCATGCTCTGTGGCACATTCTGGTCATTGCCGGAAGTAGTTGTCATTTCTACGTGGTTCTTGATTATGTGATCCCGCTGAACTCGTGA
- a CDS encoding LysM peptidoglycan-binding domain-containing protein has protein sequence MVRSNKKSASSDPGRGAHQSTESLSQTSSGKVDQSVARGDDDWGYQSVRGGMAIEAKLGLFIIVILLGAFGFLVYRNVDLRQRELIALEAEGAGEETQLSNNEHRSSGDFNRDVTDDADLPTDGQGSLSDGISNELSMEIASLTTETDGISEVTGLDEPATFEFQPSTSESVEQIIVSDQHHTDFRDDAARPATDTDPFEFRNETTSGNRLSQPNEIDTDQIGSDHLAEQWTDVSDSAVVSGTGIATEHDVIETDLQPDRSELNDVTGASGSDDYQAEIAFGEADDEITEFAGSQFAETSVPVEDSFSAEDTNARSVTDSDQADFYKEDARRDQTSEADPDGTLIVRDLRIDSDFEANPDFTTVQEIEEESAGVAATLPQLPSFASNGDSAVDDFSTEDKSSGYITDLDQESVPGLSFESELVPSELADEAGTYQEPADSDVADASPFLDISTPTGDATSSTNPVDTSPDEIVLKEFSADEGSGLLPVNSEHARRKSLSTGVSGEKEFNVHGFTYENRVITASAVNVPCDLCEVAPGDNYWKISRRVYGTSRYFSALTLYNHHRIRDPRRLRPGMKVLVPPAEVLEQKYPDLFRDSRPVEREPGGYFVRPDGTAAYRIGERDTLSEIAQKHLGRSSRWIQIYRLNRTVLANPNKLKPGTVIVLPDDATDVHMVP, from the coding sequence ATGGTACGTTCTAACAAAAAATCCGCTTCGTCCGACCCCGGGCGAGGTGCGCATCAATCCACGGAGTCGCTCAGCCAAACTTCGAGCGGCAAGGTGGACCAGTCCGTAGCCAGGGGAGATGACGACTGGGGATATCAGTCTGTGAGGGGCGGTATGGCCATTGAAGCCAAATTAGGATTGTTCATTATCGTGATCCTGCTGGGAGCCTTTGGGTTCCTGGTCTATCGGAATGTTGATCTGCGTCAGCGCGAGTTGATAGCACTGGAAGCAGAGGGGGCTGGTGAGGAGACCCAGCTTTCGAACAATGAGCACCGTTCCTCCGGCGATTTCAACCGGGATGTAACCGATGATGCTGACCTGCCGACGGACGGACAGGGGAGTCTGTCTGACGGTATTTCCAACGAACTTTCGATGGAGATTGCCAGCCTGACAACGGAAACAGACGGGATCTCTGAAGTCACCGGTCTGGACGAACCAGCCACGTTTGAATTTCAACCGTCAACTTCAGAGTCTGTGGAGCAGATAATTGTTTCGGATCAGCACCATACGGATTTTCGTGATGATGCGGCCCGGCCTGCCACAGATACTGATCCGTTTGAATTCCGGAATGAGACAACCAGTGGGAACCGACTCTCACAGCCCAACGAGATCGATACTGATCAGATCGGAAGTGACCACCTGGCAGAGCAGTGGACCGATGTTAGTGATTCAGCTGTTGTATCCGGGACGGGAATCGCAACCGAACACGATGTGATCGAAACTGATTTGCAGCCGGACCGATCTGAACTGAATGATGTCACCGGAGCGAGTGGATCTGACGATTACCAGGCTGAGATTGCATTCGGTGAGGCAGACGATGAGATAACGGAATTCGCCGGTTCTCAGTTTGCCGAAACTTCAGTCCCGGTTGAGGATTCCTTTTCCGCAGAAGACACGAATGCACGGTCTGTTACGGATTCTGATCAAGCTGATTTTTATAAAGAAGATGCCCGACGCGATCAAACATCCGAGGCTGACCCTGATGGGACGCTGATCGTCCGGGATTTACGGATTGATTCTGACTTTGAAGCAAATCCCGATTTCACAACGGTTCAGGAAATCGAAGAAGAGTCTGCTGGAGTTGCGGCGACGTTGCCGCAACTTCCTTCATTCGCTTCGAACGGCGACAGTGCCGTTGACGATTTTTCAACAGAAGATAAATCTTCGGGATACATAACGGATTTGGACCAGGAGTCCGTTCCTGGCTTGAGTTTTGAATCCGAATTAGTGCCGTCCGAGCTTGCCGATGAAGCTGGAACTTACCAAGAACCTGCTGATTCCGATGTTGCGGATGCGTCGCCGTTTTTGGACATTTCGACTCCGACTGGTGATGCAACTTCTTCAACCAACCCGGTGGATACGTCCCCAGATGAGATCGTTCTGAAAGAATTTTCTGCCGATGAAGGATCCGGGCTGCTTCCTGTGAACTCGGAACATGCACGCCGGAAAAGTTTGTCGACTGGGGTTTCCGGTGAAAAAGAATTCAATGTGCATGGATTCACCTACGAAAATCGGGTGATCACAGCATCAGCAGTGAATGTTCCATGCGATCTGTGTGAGGTCGCACCAGGTGACAATTACTGGAAAATTTCCCGACGCGTTTATGGTACATCAAGGTATTTTTCGGCGCTAACACTCTACAATCACCATCGGATACGTGACCCCAGGAGATTGCGCCCCGGTATGAAGGTGCTGGTTCCGCCGGCGGAAGTTCTGGAGCAGAAATATCCGGATCTTTTTCGTGATTCACGTCCGGTTGAACGGGAACCTGGCGGTTATTTCGTGCGGCCCGATGGAACAGCTGCATACCGAATTGGCGAGCGAGATACGTTGTCAGAGATTGCACAGAAGCATTTGGGGCGGTCATCTCGCTGGATTCAGATCTATCGACTCAATCGCACAGTATTGGCTAACCCGAACAAGCTGAAGCCTGGTACAGTCATCGTCCTTCCCGATGACGCGACGGATGTTCATATGGTGCCATAG
- the rsmH gene encoding 16S rRNA (cytosine(1402)-N(4))-methyltransferase RsmH encodes MREVLKLLQLKPGLTVMDGTVGAGGHSAEILKQVGESGQLVGFDRDPMMLGHAAMRLSKSNVTLLRAPYSEAAIELKRVGISHVDRVFLDLGLSSDQLSDRNRGFGFDSGGDLDMRFDVSRGKSAQEFLRSCTRDQLIRVITEFGEEPQAERIADALQQEQHRGPIRSAEQLADVVRRAVRSSQGRRDPATRVFQAFRIAVNEELWHLERMLSQVLPLVLKQDGLAVIITFHSLEDRIVKSEFKGNQGWYVLTKNPLRPTPGEVRINPRSRSAKLRAARWTSP; translated from the coding sequence ATGCGCGAGGTCTTAAAGCTGCTGCAGCTAAAGCCCGGCTTGACCGTGATGGATGGCACGGTCGGTGCCGGCGGCCACAGTGCGGAAATACTGAAACAGGTTGGAGAATCCGGACAGTTGGTTGGTTTTGACCGAGATCCCATGATGCTTGGGCACGCAGCAATGCGTCTGAGCAAATCCAATGTAACGCTTCTGCGGGCACCCTATTCCGAAGCAGCCATTGAATTGAAACGAGTAGGAATCTCCCACGTTGATCGGGTTTTCCTCGATTTAGGTTTGTCCTCAGATCAATTGAGCGATCGTAATCGAGGATTTGGTTTCGACTCGGGCGGTGATCTGGACATGCGATTCGATGTGTCCCGGGGAAAATCCGCGCAAGAGTTTCTTAGGTCATGTACCAGAGATCAGCTGATAAGGGTCATCACAGAATTTGGGGAAGAACCGCAGGCAGAACGGATCGCTGATGCACTGCAGCAGGAGCAACACCGCGGACCAATTCGTTCTGCCGAACAGTTGGCAGACGTTGTTCGTCGGGCGGTGCGTTCATCACAGGGCCGTCGAGACCCGGCCACTCGGGTATTTCAGGCGTTTCGTATCGCAGTCAACGAGGAGTTGTGGCATTTGGAACGAATGTTGTCCCAGGTGCTGCCGTTGGTTTTGAAGCAGGATGGCCTTGCGGTCATCATCACGTTTCACTCACTGGAAGATCGGATTGTCAAATCCGAATTCAAAGGAAACCAGGGATGGTACGTTCTAACAAAAAATCCGCTTCGTCCGACCCCGGGCGAGGTGCGCATCAATCCACGGAGTCGCTCAGCCAAACTTCGAGCGGCAAGGTGGACCAGTCCGTAG
- a CDS encoding acetylxylan esterase, translating into MQIKGVFCLSLSVMATLLPTCDGSEKEFNYDESLVPRYELPNPLMTEDGRVVNSVEIWRSVRRPEILRLFEQHVFGRLPGINVRLRVRTHECTEVFDHLAIREQQTVYLTDDDTGPSVDVLIYTPKKSVGPVPAFMGLNFGGNHTIDADPAIRLSKSLERKDQRRKTNGNRALEASRGLRSARWDIRKILSGGYGLVTAYYGDIDPDFDDGFQNGIHQLDPEKGPVRAGDAGGSISAWAWGLSRILDTLETHPLIDGRRVAVFGHSRLGKTSLWAGATDERFRLVISNNSGCGGAALSRRRYGETVKRINTVFPHWFCRKHREYNDKENSLPVDHHQLLALMAPRAVYVASAQDDRWADPHGEMLSLYYAGPVFALFGKSGLPSADQIEIDRPLQVDVGYHERTGKHDVTSYDWTQYLKFADRHLK; encoded by the coding sequence ATGCAGATCAAAGGCGTCTTTTGTCTTTCTCTAAGTGTGATGGCGACCCTGTTGCCTACCTGTGATGGCTCAGAAAAGGAATTCAACTATGACGAATCTCTTGTTCCGCGATACGAACTTCCGAATCCACTGATGACAGAGGACGGAAGGGTTGTGAATTCGGTCGAGATCTGGCGGTCAGTCCGACGTCCGGAAATTTTGCGGTTATTCGAACAACACGTCTTCGGTCGGCTGCCCGGGATTAACGTGAGACTTCGTGTGCGGACACACGAATGTACCGAGGTTTTTGATCATTTGGCCATTCGCGAGCAGCAGACGGTTTATCTGACTGATGACGATACCGGTCCTTCGGTTGATGTGTTGATCTATACTCCGAAGAAGTCCGTTGGTCCGGTCCCGGCATTTATGGGGCTGAATTTTGGAGGCAACCATACGATTGATGCCGATCCCGCGATCCGACTGTCGAAGTCCTTGGAACGTAAAGACCAACGCCGGAAGACTAACGGCAATCGGGCTTTAGAAGCGTCACGCGGTTTACGGTCCGCTCGCTGGGACATCAGGAAAATTCTTAGCGGCGGGTACGGACTGGTCACTGCGTATTACGGCGATATTGATCCTGATTTTGACGATGGTTTTCAGAACGGTATTCATCAACTGGATCCGGAAAAGGGCCCGGTACGTGCAGGGGATGCGGGCGGTTCGATCAGCGCGTGGGCCTGGGGGCTCAGTCGGATTCTGGACACGCTGGAAACTCATCCTCTGATTGACGGCCGACGGGTTGCTGTGTTCGGACATTCTCGTCTTGGAAAAACGTCATTATGGGCAGGTGCAACTGACGAGCGTTTCCGACTCGTGATCTCGAATAATTCCGGGTGTGGTGGTGCCGCCTTGTCGCGACGGCGTTACGGTGAAACTGTGAAACGAATTAATACTGTGTTTCCGCACTGGTTTTGCAGGAAACATCGTGAGTACAACGACAAAGAAAACAGTCTGCCGGTTGATCATCATCAGTTGCTGGCTTTGATGGCGCCGCGTGCGGTGTATGTTGCCAGTGCTCAGGATGATCGCTGGGCTGACCCTCACGGAGAAATGCTGTCCCTGTACTACGCGGGGCCGGTATTTGCCCTGTTTGGAAAGTCCGGACTGCCGTCAGCTGATCAGATAGAAATCGACAGGCCGCTGCAGGTCGATGTTGGTTATCACGAGCGTACGGGGAAACACGACGTCACATCCTATGACTGGACGCAGTACCTGAAATTCGCAGACCGGCACCTGAAGTGA
- a CDS encoding glycosyltransferase, which produces MSLSTNVPTQSCVSSRQRKRITFCITELDRGGAEKALVRVATGLHQRGWDVNVVSLRDAGCLARGLKTADISVEALNCGGALDIRAVFRLCSVLKTKQPKILVCFLHQANIIGRIAAWLAGVPTMVSGIRVADRRLAVIWADRLTRRLTRKYVAVSRSVAELHREKCGIDVEDMAVIYNGVDIPESCPVRLSRQDSEFRILFVGRLTPQKRPHNLLRAVASFPEQLRKRTFVDFLGEGVLRGSLEHDISMAGLSKNVRLHGQQTNVTEWMTRADVLALPSAWEGLPNVVLESMAHGLPVVATAVDGLGELIESGETGWLVPPNDVAALAHHLTLVSDDSELRSAVARRAFEAVQQRFHWDTTILSFDKLLSELLNS; this is translated from the coding sequence ATGTCGCTTTCCACAAACGTTCCAACTCAATCATGTGTTTCGTCTCGACAGCGGAAGAGGATTACGTTCTGTATTACAGAACTGGATCGAGGCGGCGCGGAAAAGGCACTGGTTCGGGTTGCCACTGGACTGCACCAACGTGGCTGGGATGTAAATGTTGTCAGTCTGCGGGATGCAGGATGTCTGGCTAGAGGGCTGAAAACTGCAGACATTTCTGTTGAGGCACTTAATTGCGGAGGGGCACTCGACATCCGTGCGGTATTTCGACTGTGTAGCGTACTCAAGACAAAACAGCCCAAAATTTTGGTCTGTTTCCTACACCAGGCAAATATCATTGGGCGGATCGCTGCCTGGCTGGCCGGCGTGCCAACTATGGTTTCCGGAATTCGAGTGGCCGACAGACGCCTTGCGGTCATTTGGGCTGACCGACTGACACGTCGACTGACACGGAAGTACGTGGCCGTGAGTCGGTCCGTGGCAGAATTGCACAGAGAAAAGTGCGGCATTGACGTGGAAGATATGGCTGTAATCTACAACGGGGTCGACATTCCTGAGTCATGCCCCGTTCGATTATCACGTCAGGATTCTGAGTTTCGTATCTTATTTGTTGGACGTTTGACTCCTCAAAAACGACCCCATAATCTGCTAAGAGCAGTGGCCTCTTTTCCGGAACAACTGAGAAAACGTACGTTTGTTGATTTCCTTGGCGAGGGTGTGCTCAGGGGGAGTCTGGAACACGATATCTCCATGGCTGGTCTCAGCAAAAACGTTAGACTCCATGGTCAGCAGACGAACGTGACTGAGTGGATGACAAGGGCCGACGTTCTGGCATTGCCGTCAGCCTGGGAAGGGTTGCCCAATGTCGTTCTTGAGTCGATGGCCCATGGACTGCCTGTTGTAGCCACCGCAGTTGATGGATTGGGCGAGCTTATTGAATCGGGGGAAACCGGATGGTTGGTTCCACCCAATGACGTAGCTGCTCTGGCGCATCATCTGACTCTGGTATCAGACGATTCTGAACTGCGGTCCGCAGTTGCCAGACGGGCTTTTGAAGCGGTTCAGCAGCGTTTTCACTGGGACACCACAATACTGTCGTTTGACAAATTGCTTTCCGAGCTGCTGAATAGCTGA
- a CDS encoding cell division protein — MAITGTFDRSIDEKHRLALPKQLREAFGVSDGGELFLAPGNEGCVAVYSTTRFEEFAVRVANASPGRADVRKFLRLFYSRAERVVLDKQSRIRIPERLLESGGSDRDMVILGVHDHAEIWNRVTWGAYMSQNLSQFDELTTDALDPPDVTGPASDIQS, encoded by the coding sequence GTGGCAATTACAGGCACATTTGATCGTTCGATTGACGAGAAGCATCGTCTGGCGCTACCGAAGCAGCTTCGCGAAGCGTTTGGTGTTTCCGACGGAGGCGAATTGTTTCTCGCACCGGGTAACGAAGGATGTGTGGCTGTCTATTCAACGACGAGATTTGAGGAATTTGCTGTGCGAGTTGCGAATGCGTCACCGGGACGGGCTGACGTTCGTAAGTTTCTGCGGTTGTTTTACTCCCGAGCAGAACGAGTTGTACTCGACAAACAGTCAAGAATTCGGATTCCGGAAAGACTCCTGGAATCAGGCGGATCGGACCGGGACATGGTGATTCTGGGTGTACACGATCACGCCGAAATCTGGAATCGCGTTACATGGGGCGCATATATGAGTCAAAACCTGTCCCAGTTCGACGAGTTAACTACAGATGCGCTTGATCCCCCGGACGTGACTGGACCCGCCAGTGACATTCAATCCTGA